DNA sequence from the Pelosinus sp. IPA-1 genome:
CAGAATGGTTGGTATTGGCATCCTTCCACCAGTCCACTCGTTAATCCGAAATTTGTTATTATCAGTTTCCTATCAGCGATTCTTGTTTATTATGGTTATAAATATTTGATAAAGTTTAATGACATTATTCAAATATGTAATGCCATTGGTTTAGGCGCTACGTTCCATCGGAAAAGACGAAGAAGTATTTAAGTCATCGACGGATCCTTGTCGGGAATATTCTGACTGCTCTAATAGGGATATTACCCCTTTCTGTTCGTGTTCTGCCGTTCCACTTTTCATTGGTTTTATGGAAGCGGGTGCTCCCCTCGGTATAACATTTTCATTTTTAGTGTCGTCACCTATGATAAATAAGCTTGGTTTGATATGCCGCTAGGCATGTTTGGCTGGAAGGTTGCCCTGTTATATGTGATTAGCGGCGTTGTTATTGCTAATATCAGTGGTTATGCTATTAGTAACTTGAAGCTTGAACATTTGGTCGAAGATTACGTGTATCAAATCAAAAGCGGGGACGTGGAATTGCACGAGCCCACCTTTAGTGAAAGGTGTCGGGAGGCAAGAAAATTTACGGCTGACTTTAAAAAAAGAACTGCGCTATACATTACTATAGCGATGGTCGTGGGTGGGTTTATTCATGGGTATGTACCGAGCGATTTTCTAACAACCTATGCGGGTCGAAATAACCCGCTGGCAGTACCCTTAGTAGTATTGATTGGTGTGCCGATGTATAACAGCGTAGCAGGTATGGTGCCGATCGTATACGCTTTAATGGAAAAGGGGCTGCCGTTAGGACGCGATTGTTTAAAGTAGTCTCTCGGAAACAATTCGATGAGGACTGCGGAAGATGAACATAATTAACGCTGCGCCGTTGGAATTAACCTACGTTTATAGTAATGCTCATCTGCGCCTGCTTGCGACATGAGGAAGGAGTAAAAATAAGCATGGGAAAATGAAATGCCCCCAAAAAGTTAGACAAAAAGGGGCTGTCTCAAAAATGAGGCAGCCCTAAAAATATACTCTATAATGCAAAAGCTGGGTTCCGAAAAAACCAGCTTTTAGTGTAAAATTTAACTACCATGAAAAACTTAACACATAAAGATTATACCTTAGAAAGGGCAAGCTATCAATTGATGTTGCCCTTACATATTGAAATTTTAATTCCCAAAGATGATTCTGTGAGACTGCTAAGCCAAATTGCAGAGGAGTTAGATTATAGAGATCTATATAGGGCGTATTCCCTTAAAGGGAGAAATTCTGCAGTTTCACCAAAAAC
Encoded proteins:
- a CDS encoding permease yields the protein MPLGMFGWKVALLYVISGVVIANISGYAISNLKLEHLVEDYVYQIKSGDVELHEPTFSERCREARKFTADFKKRTALYITIAMVVGGFIHGYVPSDFLTTYAGRNNPLAVPLVVLIGVPMYNSVAGMVPIVYALMEKGLPLGRDCLK